A window of Polaribacter litorisediminis contains these coding sequences:
- a CDS encoding T9SS type A sorting domain-containing protein, with the protein MKKIVKFFCVLIVFGSILNTKAQKIEYKEKASKKNSNFFKIVKETRKQFLQKEYQYKGEESRSQKKARKQFERWVYAWKDRVNSDGTFPKNQINKEEYLELLLNNSNTQAKTSSTTKAWQQIGPTTNVEQNGYAEYPGLGRVNVVAVDANNTNTIYAGACAGGVWKTTDGGTTWVAKTDNFAGLGVTDIIIDPNNSSIIYMATGDEDAQHISSIGVFKSTDAGDTWAATGLTFTLNQNEYVRDLSFAPGSSTTIFALTNNEVKKSTDSGATWTNKPAGNYTGDRFQNIIFDPNDATKVIVSDAYYTIYFSTDSGENFTEHSVYSNLSGKLKLTSSANDTENFYALHQNGIVYKFRYAMQNNAADKISETTITGFNSQGGYNQCIAVSPTDKNNILVGGVNGYRSTDNGANFSAMLDAYNDFPGTDNFYVHPDHHHLSFLADGVTVINGHDGGVHKGAFSATSVSGGWTDLTDGLVISQSYNISITQGINGDDYMMGNQDNDGFSKVFQTDARKWVSCLAGDGTGTGIDINNPAIRYLGGTKGTLFRSDDGYASSWQPSEQILSSDASAAFVSPLALHPTVAATIYAGHNDVKKSTNRGASWTTLTSGLTETSFLDVSLYNDSADTRIFAIGDSGGSSTLKRSINDGSSWTTISSPAGVTINSVYAVPNSDVVYATVSSYTSGSKVFKSTDNGANWTNISGNLPNIIMYKIILDPNKTIETLYLGTELGMYFTADSGTTWSKLGTALPNVRISDIEVSKNNGNIYIGTFGRGLWVYDDQKFFDNVTDTNWSTATNWEGGSLPTAADDVFLKSTENVTLNTDGANVKSLEIGDGALLTINNTRDLTVENDFTSLSDDAVVKINSDANDSGVLIVKGTNATGIVTYERGGLSGGSDNWTFITPPVIGQSVKTFVEDANNAIRINTTPDPDRYALAKFNDANAVGSKWEYYDASVDAGVNFDNGIGYSVSRASAGAVSFTGTIQKNTVNIAAAHDNWVAIGNPFSAYYPANGLDNFVDNNVAKFATNAQAIYMWDDSAQKFNAFSDAGSSLPKVIAPGQGFFIKMKPSGTDETVVFDNSRVGTKTLPGVHTFSKNNNSTPYIKVFIEKESIKVSADIVFSETATDGLDFGQDIINFGQSKFDITTQLLDKSSTEEYTIQSIAKGDYENQIIPISLKAEAATEVLFTASAFNLPDDIKIYLEDKELSKFFELSDHKNYKITLNESIDGFGRFFTHFSRGVLNVSHNDIHEIEILNQNNFIHINGIDAGNITIEIFDMNGKRILNRNQNSEKLNPINLNSFSKGVYMVKVSTEVRKATKKILIN; encoded by the coding sequence ATGAAAAAAATAGTAAAGTTTTTTTGTGTTCTTATTGTTTTTGGTAGTATCCTGAACACCAAGGCTCAAAAAATAGAATACAAAGAAAAAGCTTCCAAAAAGAACAGTAATTTTTTTAAAATTGTAAAAGAAACAAGAAAACAGTTTCTTCAGAAAGAATACCAATATAAAGGAGAAGAATCAAGAAGTCAGAAAAAAGCAAGAAAACAATTTGAACGTTGGGTGTATGCCTGGAAAGATAGAGTAAATTCAGATGGTACTTTTCCCAAAAATCAAATTAACAAAGAAGAATATTTAGAATTACTCTTGAATAATTCTAACACCCAAGCTAAAACTTCTTCTACTACAAAGGCTTGGCAGCAAATAGGACCTACAACGAACGTTGAGCAAAATGGTTATGCAGAATATCCAGGTTTAGGACGAGTAAATGTTGTTGCAGTAGATGCTAATAATACGAATACTATTTATGCGGGTGCTTGTGCTGGTGGGGTATGGAAAACTACAGATGGAGGTACAACTTGGGTTGCAAAAACAGATAATTTTGCAGGTTTAGGGGTTACAGATATTATCATCGACCCTAATAATTCAAGTATCATCTACATGGCTACTGGTGATGAAGATGCACAACACATTAGTTCTATTGGGGTTTTTAAGTCTACAGATGCTGGTGATACTTGGGCAGCAACAGGCTTAACGTTTACATTAAATCAAAATGAATATGTAAGAGATTTAAGCTTCGCTCCTGGTTCCTCTACAACAATTTTTGCTTTGACGAATAATGAAGTAAAAAAATCTACGGACAGCGGAGCAACTTGGACTAACAAGCCAGCAGGAAATTATACTGGAGATCGATTTCAAAACATAATTTTTGATCCAAATGATGCAACAAAAGTAATTGTTTCTGATGCTTATTATACGATCTATTTTTCTACAGATTCTGGAGAAAATTTCACAGAGCATTCTGTTTATTCCAATCTTAGTGGTAAACTTAAATTAACGAGTTCTGCAAATGATACAGAAAATTTTTACGCTTTACATCAAAATGGTATTGTTTATAAATTTAGGTATGCAATGCAAAATAATGCCGCCGATAAAATAAGTGAAACGACTATTACAGGGTTCAACTCTCAAGGAGGTTACAATCAATGTATAGCGGTATCGCCTACTGATAAAAATAATATACTTGTTGGGGGTGTTAATGGTTATAGATCTACGGATAATGGCGCAAATTTTTCTGCTATGCTAGATGCTTACAATGATTTTCCAGGGACTGATAATTTTTACGTTCATCCAGATCATCATCATTTATCTTTTTTAGCAGACGGTGTTACCGTAATCAATGGTCATGATGGAGGTGTTCATAAAGGGGCTTTTTCAGCAACTTCGGTTTCTGGTGGTTGGACAGACTTAACGGATGGTTTGGTTATTTCACAATCATATAATATTTCAATAACACAAGGTATTAATGGAGACGATTATATGATGGGAAACCAAGATAATGATGGTTTTTCTAAAGTCTTTCAAACTGATGCAAGGAAATGGGTTTCTTGTTTAGCTGGAGACGGAACAGGAACAGGTATCGATATTAATAATCCTGCAATTAGATATTTAGGTGGTACAAAAGGTACATTATTTAGGTCTGATGATGGGTATGCTTCTAGTTGGCAACCTTCAGAACAAATCCTGTCTAGTGATGCTAGTGCAGCATTTGTTTCTCCTTTAGCTTTGCATCCTACAGTTGCAGCTACAATTTATGCAGGACACAACGATGTGAAAAAATCTACAAACAGAGGTGCAAGTTGGACAACTTTAACTTCTGGTTTAACAGAAACGTCTTTTTTAGATGTTTCTCTTTATAATGATTCTGCAGATACTAGAATATTTGCAATTGGTGATTCAGGAGGAAGTTCAACCTTAAAAAGAAGTATAAATGATGGATCAAGCTGGACAACAATTTCAAGTCCAGCAGGTGTGACCATTAATAGTGTATATGCTGTGCCAAATTCAGATGTGGTCTATGCAACAGTTAGTAGTTATACATCAGGAAGTAAAGTATTTAAGAGTACTGATAATGGTGCGAATTGGACAAACATTAGTGGTAATTTACCTAATATTATCATGTACAAAATTATTTTAGACCCTAATAAAACTATAGAAACTTTATATTTAGGAACAGAATTAGGGATGTATTTTACGGCGGATTCTGGTACAACATGGTCAAAATTAGGAACTGCTTTACCTAATGTAAGAATTAGTGATATTGAAGTAAGTAAAAATAATGGAAACATTTATATTGGTACTTTTGGTAGAGGTTTATGGGTTTATGATGATCAAAAGTTTTTTGATAATGTTACAGATACCAATTGGTCAACTGCTACAAACTGGGAAGGAGGAAGTTTACCAACAGCAGCAGATGATGTTTTCTTAAAATCAACAGAAAATGTAACTCTAAACACAGATGGTGCAAACGTAAAATCTTTAGAGATTGGTGATGGTGCACTTTTAACAATTAACAATACAAGAGATTTAACTGTAGAGAACGATTTTACATCTTTATCGGATGATGCTGTTGTAAAAATCAATTCTGATGCAAATGATAGTGGAGTATTAATTGTAAAAGGAACAAATGCAACAGGTATTGTTACCTATGAAAGAGGTGGTTTGTCTGGAGGAAGTGATAATTGGACTTTCATTACACCACCAGTTATAGGCCAATCTGTAAAGACCTTTGTTGAAGATGCTAATAATGCAATCAGAATAAATACAACACCAGATCCAGACAGATATGCACTTGCAAAATTTAATGATGCAAATGCTGTTGGAAGTAAATGGGAATACTATGATGCATCTGTAGATGCAGGTGTTAATTTTGATAATGGTATTGGTTATTCAGTCTCTAGAGCTAGTGCTGGTGCTGTATCCTTTACAGGAACAATTCAAAAAAACACTGTAAATATTGCTGCAGCTCATGATAATTGGGTTGCGATAGGGAATCCTTTTTCGGCGTATTATCCAGCTAATGGACTAGATAACTTTGTTGATAATAACGTTGCTAAATTTGCTACAAATGCTCAGGCTATTTATATGTGGGATGATAGTGCACAAAAATTTAATGCTTTCTCAGATGCAGGTAGTTCTTTACCAAAAGTAATAGCTCCCGGACAAGGGTTTTTTATAAAAATGAAACCTTCTGGTACTGATGAAACGGTCGTATTTGATAATTCTAGGGTTGGGACTAAAACCTTACCAGGAGTTCATACTTTTAGTAAAAACAACAATTCTACGCCATACATAAAAGTGTTTATTGAAAAAGAATCTATAAAGGTTAGTGCTGATATTGTATTCTCCGAGACAGCTACAGATGGGCTAGATTTTGGTCAAGATATCATCAATTTTGGGCAATCAAAATTTGATATTACCACTCAACTACTAGATAAAAGTAGTACTGAAGAATATACAATTCAATCAATAGCTAAAGGTGATTATGAAAACCAGATCATACCAATTAGTTTAAAAGCAGAAGCAGCAACTGAAGTTTTGTTTACGGCAAGTGCATTTAATTTACCGGATGATATAAAAATTTATCTTGAAGATAAGGAATTGAGCAAGTTTTTTGAGTTAAGTGATCACAAAAACTATAAAATAACCTTAAATGAAAGTATTGATGGTTTTGGACGTTTTTTTACACATTTTTCTCGAGGAGTTCTAAATGTATCGCATAATGATATCCATGAAATTGAAATCTTAAATCAGAATAATTTTATTCATATTAATGGAATTGATGCTGGCAATATAACTATTGAAATTTTCGATATGAATGGGAAAAGAATTTTAAATAGAAATCAAAATTCCGAAAAATTAAATCCTATAAATTTAAATAGTTTTTCTAAAGGAGTTTATATGGTAAAAGTATCAACTGAAGTTAGGAAAGCAACTAAGAAAATTTTAATAAACTAA
- the rimO gene encoding 30S ribosomal protein S12 methylthiotransferase RimO — protein MRTKTIKKNKINVVTLGCSKNIYDSEVLMGQLKANGKNVVHEDENDDGNIVVINTCGFIGKAKEESIDTILHYAKRKDAGEIDKVFVSGCLSERYKPDLEKEIPNVDQYFGTHDLPNLLKVLEADYKHELIGERLTTTPKHYAYLKIAEGCDRPCSFCAIPLMRGKHKSTPIEDIVTEATKLAAKGIKEIMLIAQDLTYYGLDIYKKRALAQLLEALAKVDGIEWIRMHYAFPTGFPMDVLEVMKHEPKVCNYLDIPLQHINTELLKSMKRGTTHEKTTALIHKFRDVVPEMAIRTTLIVGYPGETEAMFQELKDWLEEMRFERLGAFEYSHEENTGAYVLEDDVPADVKFQRVNEIMEIQSQISWELNQAKIGKTFRCLFDRKDGEYFYGRTEYDSPDVDNDVLVDAREHYVKIGEFIDIEIHEAGDYDLYGTPVKKQEKPIPMHQKKSK, from the coding sequence ATGCGTACAAAAACCATCAAAAAAAATAAGATTAACGTTGTTACTTTAGGTTGCTCAAAAAACATTTACGATAGTGAAGTGTTAATGGGGCAATTAAAAGCAAACGGTAAAAATGTAGTGCACGAAGATGAAAATGATGATGGAAATATCGTCGTAATCAATACTTGCGGGTTTATTGGCAAAGCAAAAGAAGAATCTATAGATACTATTTTACATTACGCAAAAAGAAAAGATGCTGGCGAAATTGATAAAGTCTTTGTTTCCGGATGTTTAAGTGAACGGTACAAGCCAGATTTAGAAAAGGAAATTCCGAATGTAGACCAGTATTTCGGAACACACGATTTACCCAATTTGCTAAAGGTTTTAGAAGCAGATTATAAGCACGAATTAATTGGTGAGCGTTTAACCACAACACCAAAACATTATGCATATTTAAAAATAGCAGAAGGTTGTGATCGGCCTTGTTCGTTTTGTGCAATCCCTTTAATGCGCGGAAAACACAAATCAACACCCATAGAAGATATCGTCACCGAAGCTACCAAATTGGCGGCAAAAGGCATTAAAGAAATCATGCTGATTGCGCAAGATTTAACCTATTATGGCTTAGATATTTATAAAAAAAGGGCATTGGCACAATTGCTAGAAGCATTAGCAAAAGTAGACGGAATTGAATGGATTCGCATGCATTATGCATTTCCCACAGGTTTTCCGATGGATGTTTTAGAGGTCATGAAACACGAGCCAAAAGTTTGTAATTATTTAGACATTCCATTACAACACATTAACACAGAGTTGTTAAAATCGATGAAACGTGGAACAACGCATGAAAAAACAACTGCGCTAATTCATAAATTTAGAGATGTGGTTCCAGAAATGGCAATCAGGACTACTTTAATTGTTGGTTATCCAGGAGAAACCGAAGCTATGTTTCAAGAGTTAAAAGATTGGTTAGAAGAGATGCGTTTTGAACGTTTAGGGGCTTTTGAATATTCGCATGAAGAAAATACAGGCGCGTATGTTTTAGAAGATGATGTTCCTGCTGACGTAAAATTTCAACGTGTGAATGAAATTATGGAAATTCAATCTCAAATTTCATGGGAGCTGAACCAAGCAAAAATAGGAAAAACGTTTCGTTGTTTGTTTGATAGAAAAGATGGCGAATATTTTTATGGAAGAACAGAATATGATTCACCAGATGTAGATAACGATGTTTTGGTAGATGCTAGAGAACATTATGTAAAAATAGGGGAGTTTATCGATATTGAAATTCATGAGGCCGGAGATTATGATTTATACGGAACTCCAGTTAAAAAGCAAGAAAAGCCGATACCTATGCATCAAAAAAAGAGTAAATAA
- a CDS encoding PAS domain S-box protein → MKIPYTFNEVQINKLFPFYIAINKDLNVVALGKSLHKLCDFQKPQDIHQLFSMVSPSTLINSFDDFIDLQDQTVTVALCSDKKITLKGQFEYIEDSEEILFLGSTLCNAKNQDFNGKPKDDDFAKNDPFSEIANQLQISEAKNAELQKKLTTLEKNKKDVKAKNKEYYDISLFSRQSLDPNIRINFQGDLMLKNPAASHLNFIDYEGKIYDIDAFFKVIAAEIDDKTERWNFEASAHEKIYSFVCIASPSKGYINIYARDITKQKKHQLESEKLSIIVQETMNAVIITDSKGKVEWVNKAYEEISGYSFNEVIGKKPGAFSQGEGTDKETIAYMRQQIKDLKPFTCEVYNYKKTGEGYWLRIKGQPIFDKNGKMSNYFATEEDITKQKTYQQELEKLSLIVQETMNAVIITDAHANIEWVNNAFETISGYKFEEVKGHKPGNFLQGKETDLETVAYMRQQIRAAKPFICEVYNYKKTGEGYWLRIKGQPVFDKSGKLTNFFAIEEDITNVKANQNQIKESEKKYRDLIDNSLAIITTHNLEGKILSSNPMVAKIYGYTELEYVDHYISDFISKEDKLLFKENYLDVFKSNKITSGTLRMLGKEGNIIYTLYNNYLMEEQGKEPYVISSAVDITKRILMEKELIRSKKITEELARSKHNFLANMSHEIRTPMNAIIGMSRQLQKSKLNDEQHNYLNIISTASENLLVIINDILDLSKLEANKLSFEKIVFNLKEVIENALNVMQYKAEEKGIQLRNTYYDTQLSPILIGDPHRLNQILLNVISNAIKFTEVGSVDVSCRVLKDHDTYQDLEIKVTDTGIGMDPSFLKKLFEKFTQEYENKARNYGGTGLGMAITKSLVDNMQGDILVESEIGTGTTISITFALEKGKKVDLKIKNTIVMTSTNLKGKKILVVDDNLMNRMVAKVILKDYEVTIIEASNGEEAVDYLRNDTCDLVLMDIQMPILNGHDASIVIREELKLDIPIIALTANVMKGEKEKCIEFGMNDYLSKPFDEEKFLEIISIWIGKTSSSIV, encoded by the coding sequence ATGAAAATCCCCTACACTTTTAACGAAGTTCAAATTAACAAACTTTTCCCTTTTTATATTGCTATCAATAAAGACTTAAACGTGGTTGCCTTGGGGAAATCGCTGCATAAATTATGCGATTTTCAAAAACCACAAGATATCCACCAGCTTTTTTCCATGGTAAGTCCATCAACACTTATAAATTCTTTTGATGATTTTATTGACTTGCAAGACCAGACGGTTACAGTAGCATTATGTTCGGATAAAAAAATAACACTAAAAGGTCAATTTGAATATATAGAGGATTCCGAAGAAATATTATTCTTAGGTTCCACTTTATGTAATGCAAAGAATCAGGATTTTAATGGCAAGCCAAAGGATGATGATTTTGCTAAAAATGACCCATTTTCAGAGATTGCGAATCAGTTACAAATTTCAGAAGCCAAGAATGCAGAACTTCAGAAAAAATTAACAACTTTAGAAAAGAATAAGAAAGACGTAAAAGCCAAAAATAAAGAATATTACGATATTTCTTTGTTTTCTAGACAAAGTCTCGATCCTAATATCAGGATTAATTTTCAAGGAGATTTAATGTTAAAAAACCCAGCAGCTTCACATCTTAATTTTATAGATTATGAGGGTAAAATTTATGATATTGATGCTTTTTTTAAAGTAATAGCAGCTGAAATTGATGACAAAACAGAAAGATGGAATTTTGAGGCAAGTGCTCATGAAAAAATTTATTCTTTTGTCTGTATTGCATCCCCATCCAAGGGATATATTAATATTTATGCAAGAGATATTACCAAACAAAAAAAGCATCAGTTAGAATCAGAAAAGTTATCAATCATTGTTCAAGAAACCATGAATGCTGTCATTATAACAGATTCTAAAGGAAAAGTAGAATGGGTAAATAAAGCTTATGAAGAAATTTCTGGCTATTCTTTTAATGAAGTAATAGGTAAAAAGCCAGGTGCTTTTTCACAAGGAGAAGGCACTGATAAGGAAACAATAGCCTATATGAGGCAACAAATTAAAGATTTGAAACCTTTTACATGCGAAGTTTATAATTATAAAAAAACCGGCGAAGGCTATTGGTTGCGCATCAAAGGACAACCCATTTTTGATAAAAACGGAAAAATGTCTAATTACTTTGCTACAGAAGAAGATATTACCAAACAGAAAACATACCAACAAGAATTAGAAAAGCTATCCCTCATTGTTCAAGAAACAATGAATGCTGTTATCATTACAGATGCCCATGCCAATATAGAATGGGTAAATAATGCCTTTGAAACTATTTCTGGCTATAAATTTGAAGAAGTAAAAGGGCATAAGCCAGGGAACTTTTTACAAGGAAAAGAGACCGATTTAGAAACAGTAGCTTATATGAGGCAACAAATTAGAGCTGCTAAACCTTTTATTTGTGAGGTATATAATTATAAAAAAACAGGTGAAGGCTATTGGTTACGAATAAAAGGACAGCCAGTTTTTGATAAAAGCGGGAAATTAACTAATTTTTTCGCCATCGAAGAAGATATCACGAATGTAAAGGCGAATCAAAATCAAATTAAAGAAAGTGAAAAAAAATATAGAGATTTAATTGATAATAGTCTTGCCATTATAACAACACACAATTTAGAGGGTAAAATTTTATCATCAAATCCTATGGTTGCAAAAATTTATGGGTATACTGAGTTGGAGTATGTAGACCATTATATTTCAGATTTTATCTCTAAAGAGGATAAACTTCTTTTTAAAGAAAATTATTTAGACGTTTTTAAAAGCAATAAAATAACAAGCGGAACTTTACGAATGCTAGGCAAAGAAGGAAATATTATTTACACGTTGTATAATAATTATTTAATGGAAGAGCAAGGTAAAGAGCCTTATGTAATTAGCTCTGCGGTAGATATAACAAAACGTATCTTAATGGAGAAAGAGCTCATAAGATCTAAGAAGATTACTGAGGAATTAGCACGCTCTAAACATAATTTTTTGGCAAATATGAGCCATGAAATTAGAACACCCATGAATGCAATTATAGGGATGAGTAGGCAATTACAAAAGTCAAAATTAAATGACGAGCAGCATAATTATTTGAATATTATTTCAACAGCCTCCGAAAATTTATTGGTGATTATTAATGACATTCTTGATTTATCGAAACTAGAAGCTAATAAATTATCTTTTGAAAAAATAGTTTTTAATTTAAAAGAGGTTATTGAAAATGCATTGAATGTAATGCAATACAAAGCAGAAGAAAAAGGAATTCAGTTGAGAAATACTTATTATGACACTCAACTATCGCCCATATTAATAGGAGATCCGCATCGACTCAACCAGATATTACTTAATGTCATTTCAAACGCCATCAAATTTACCGAGGTAGGAAGTGTAGATGTTAGTTGCCGAGTTTTAAAAGACCATGATACCTATCAGGATTTAGAAATAAAAGTAACCGATACAGGAATTGGGATGGATCCCTCATTTTTAAAAAAATTATTTGAAAAATTTACCCAAGAATATGAAAACAAAGCTAGAAACTATGGAGGAACTGGTTTAGGTATGGCAATTACTAAATCTTTAGTAGATAATATGCAAGGCGATATTTTAGTTGAAAGTGAAATAGGTACCGGAACAACAATATCCATTACCTTTGCTTTAGAAAAAGGAAAAAAAGTAGATTTAAAGATAAAAAATACAATAGTGATGACCTCAACGAATTTAAAAGGAAAGAAAATACTAGTTGTTGATGATAATTTAATGAATAGAATGGTAGCCAAGGTGATATTAAAGGACTACGAAGTTACTATTATAGAGGCGAGTAACGGTGAAGAAGCTGTAGATTATTTAAGAAATGATACCTGTGATTTGGTTTTGATGGATATTCAGATGCCAATTTTAAATGGGCACGATGCCTCCATAGTCATTAGAGAAGAATTAAAGTTAGATATACCTATCATAGCTTTAACCGCGAATGTTATGAAGGGTGAAAAAGAGAAATGTATAGAATTTGGTATGAATGATTATTTATCAAAACCTTTTGATGAAGAAAAATTTCTTGAAATTATAAGCATATGGATAGGTAAAACAAGTAGCTCTATTGTTTAA
- a CDS encoding amidase family protein, protein MKKIIFLVFFAFILMNCQQKETTVIFKKYDETFALKEQQSHPKKRMQFKLIQSKFLDMNQVFEPFQKELSYFSEEDYQSLKPLILEQNIPSLQKSVKAGTLTYEKLTLFYLYRIRKFESDSTLSLNSIIALNPNVLREAREKDQQKKNVSEVSMFGMPILLKDNINTKEMPTTAGAVALQNNFTKSDAFIVEKLKENGALILGKVNLSEWAYFFCSGCPVGYSAIGGQTLNPYGRAVFETGGSSSGSGAAVAANFAVAAVGTETSGSITSPSSQNSVVGLKPTIGVFSRSGIVPISSTLDTPGPMTKNVLDNAIFMNAMLGFDKDDKASKEIKADYLQNGFRNNFEGKKLGVLKSLLSDSIYASTVNQLKKSGAEILEITPPEISFNGFLTLLNIDMKYDLPAYLKNHADTSMISIKNIQDIIKFNQKDSLFRAPYGQQLFEGILKDSTSLDGLELVKSNLNNEGIKFLQALKDENLDAILSINNYHSGMAAVAIYPTLTVPMDYKKSGEPVSLTFIGLPFSERNLLEIGYAFEQLTKVRKMPKNYQ, encoded by the coding sequence ATGAAAAAAATAATATTCTTAGTCTTTTTTGCATTCATTTTAATGAATTGTCAGCAAAAAGAAACCACGGTCATTTTTAAAAAGTACGATGAAACTTTTGCATTAAAAGAGCAACAAAGTCATCCAAAAAAAAGAATGCAGTTTAAACTGATACAATCTAAATTTTTAGATATGAATCAGGTTTTTGAACCCTTCCAAAAAGAGCTGTCTTACTTTTCAGAAGAAGATTATCAGTCTTTAAAGCCCTTGATTTTAGAACAAAATATTCCTTCACTTCAAAAAAGTGTAAAAGCAGGTACGTTAACTTACGAGAAATTAACGCTATTTTATTTGTACCGAATTAGAAAATTTGAAAGTGATTCAACCTTGTCTTTAAATAGTATTATCGCATTAAATCCTAATGTTTTAAGAGAAGCTAGAGAAAAAGATCAGCAGAAAAAGAACGTTTCTGAAGTCTCTATGTTCGGAATGCCCATTTTATTAAAGGATAATATAAATACCAAAGAAATGCCTACAACTGCTGGAGCGGTTGCATTACAAAATAATTTCACAAAAAGTGATGCTTTTATTGTTGAAAAATTAAAGGAAAATGGAGCCCTTATTTTAGGGAAAGTCAATTTAAGCGAATGGGCATATTTTTTCTGTTCAGGTTGCCCTGTGGGCTATTCCGCAATTGGCGGACAAACGCTAAATCCTTATGGAAGAGCAGTGTTTGAAACAGGAGGAAGCTCATCGGGAAGTGGGGCTGCGGTGGCTGCAAACTTCGCTGTTGCTGCGGTAGGAACAGAAACATCTGGATCTATTACCTCGCCATCAAGTCAGAATTCAGTAGTGGGCTTAAAACCAACAATTGGTGTTTTTAGTAGAAGTGGTATTGTGCCTATTTCATCAACTTTAGATACGCCTGGCCCAATGACAAAAAACGTACTTGATAACGCAATTTTTATGAATGCTATGTTGGGTTTTGATAAAGATGACAAAGCGTCTAAAGAAATAAAAGCAGATTATTTACAAAACGGATTTAGAAATAATTTTGAAGGAAAGAAATTGGGCGTATTAAAATCACTTTTATCAGACTCTATTTATGCTTCAACAGTTAATCAATTAAAAAAATCAGGAGCTGAAATTTTAGAAATAACACCTCCTGAAATTTCTTTTAATGGCTTTTTAACTCTTTTAAATATAGATATGAAATATGATTTACCTGCATATTTAAAGAATCATGCGGATACTTCTATGATCTCTATTAAAAATATACAAGATATAATCAAATTCAATCAAAAAGATTCGCTTTTTAGAGCACCATATGGTCAGCAACTCTTTGAAGGGATTTTAAAAGATTCTACTAGTTTAGACGGATTAGAGCTTGTAAAAAGCAACTTAAATAATGAAGGCATTAAATTTTTACAAGCTTTAAAAGATGAAAATTTAGATGCTATTTTATCCATTAACAATTATCATTCTGGTATGGCTGCTGTTGCCATATATCCTACATTAACGGTGCCTATGGATTATAAAAAATCTGGAGAACCGGTAAGTTTAACGTTTATAGGACTGCCTTTTTCTGAAAGAAACTTATTAGAAATTGGGTATGCTTTTGAGCAACTAACAAAGGTTAGAAAGATGCCTAAAAACTATCAATAG